The Apium graveolens cultivar Ventura unplaced genomic scaffold, ASM990537v1 ctg7795, whole genome shotgun sequence genomic sequence CTGGAGAACATTAAAAACTTTATATATGTCTAGCTACACTATTCTTGTAGAATAGAGAAATTGATAAAATATACTATATTTACCCCCAGATTCTCCCAAGATATTTTCTTctttaagaacttctttgcttttTCCTGGTAGAGTTTGATGGCACTACGAAAATATAATATAGATCAATTGTAAGTCATATTTGTATTTAATTATTAAAGTGATTGTagttgaaataaaattttaatattgtACTCACTTGTCAATCACTTCTGTCCATTCTTCAGTTGCAATCCTGCGCTTCAATGGGTCCATGTGATAAACAGTTTGTGAATCTGGATTTACAGCAGTGAGCGTCCAATGATTCCTGATAATTTATGAACAACAAAATTTACAATAACATACAGAGATGATGATATACAAAAAACAATCTTTAAGTaaggaatatattatttattataacagGTACTAACACAGCATTATATGGTAGCAGGAAAATTTGTCCTGGTTTAGCGTTCCTGAATCTGATAGATAAGGATTTTGACCTCTCTCCTGGACTACCACAACCAAGTGCGCCTATCATCCCAGGATCAACAAACGTTATCATGTCAACCATCTTGCGCTTTTTCAAATTCTCTTGCAATAAACTgttaaaaaagtttatgaatgatccaaccgtacggatgttaagaactatatgttttagtgatatgagaaaattttgaaaaaaaaataaatgtgtttgttttgttattttaacagttaaccggtattttgaccggtacgtgtaacttgtgtttagtctcgtactaaagtttctattttttaaaaatgtttatgaatgatccaaccgtacagatgttaagaactatatgttctagtgatatgagaaaattttgaaaaaaaaataaatgtgtttggtttgttattttaacagttaaccggtattttgaccggtacgtgtaacttgtgtttagtctcgtactaaagtttctatttttttaaaaaagtttatgaatgatccaaccgtacggatgttaagaactatatgttttagtgatatgagaaaattttgaaaaaaaaataaatgtgtttgttttgttattttaacagttaaccggtattttgaccggtacgtgtaacttgtgtttagtctcgtactaaagtttctattttttaaaaatgtttatgaatgatccaaccgtacagatgttaagaactatatgttctagtgatatgagaaaattttgaaaaaaaaataaatgtgtttggtttgttattttaacagttaaccggtattttgaccggtacgtgtaacttgtgtttagtctcgtactaaagtttctattttttaaaaaagtttatgaatgatccaaccgtacggatgttaagaactatatgttgtagtgatatgagaaaaatttgataaaaaaataaatgtgtttggtttgttattttaaaagtcaaccggtgttttgaccggtacttgtaacttgtgtttagtctcgtactaaagtttctattttttttaaaaagtttatgaatgatccaaccgtacggatgttaagaactatatgttgtagtgatatgagaaaattttgaaaaaaaaataaatgtgtttggtttgttattttaacagttaaccggtattttgaccggtacgtgtaacttgtgtttagtctcgtactaaagtttctattttttaaaaaagtttatgaatgatccaaccgtacggatgttaagaactatatgttttagtgatatgagaaaattttgaaaaaaaaataaatgtgtttggtttgttattttaacagttaaccggtattttgaccggtacgtgtaacttgtgtttagtctcgtactaaagtttctattttttaaaaaagtttatgaatgatccaaccgtacggatgttaagaactatatgttgtagtgatatgagaaaaatttgataaaaaaataaatgtgtttggtttgttattttaaaagtcaaccggtgttttgaccggtacttgtaacttgtgtttagtctcgtactaaagtttctattttttttaaaaagtttatgaatgatccaaccgtacggatgttaagaactatatgttttagtgatatgagaaaattttgaaaaaaaaataaatgtgtttggtttgttattttaaaagtcaaccggtgttttgaccggtacttgtaacttgtgtttagtctcgtactaaagtttctattttaattatAATAGACCTTACAACGGTTTGTTTTAAAAAATCGTTATATAACTTGTTTGTTAAAAAAAGCACAAAATGTGTGGTACTCATTAATAGCCCCAGATCTTTGTCTTAAGCCATTCAAACCTCTCAGATCTTTGTCCTAAGCCATTAATTTTCTAGCCTTTGACtcgatttcttcatcttcttcactcgATTTCTTGAAtcgatttcttcatcttcttcactcgATTTCTTGACtcgatttcttcatcttcttcacacAATTTCTTCACTCAAgctcttcatcctcttcatcaaAATAACTTCAAAAAAACTCGATTGAAACCATAACTTCATCTTTTTGATTGGGTCAGTGTTAAGGTAATTACTTCATCTCCATTATGTTTAATTTCATTAAATTTTTAGGGTTCTTAATTATATTTGGGCAATGTTTTAgtgttaatttttatttaatttgtaTTTGCAGTTAGTAATTAGTAGTAATTAGAAGTACAATTAGTAGTACAATTATGTGTTAAGCTCATTAGTTGTAACTTCTAATTATGTGTCAtattttgaattaaaacagatGGACAGGTCTTGGTTAAAGGCAGATAGAAGAACAAAACAATTCAAAAAAGGAGTCGAGGATTTGTTGTTGTGTGCATTTGAGAACGGATTTAGTGAAAATAAAATTTGTTGTCCATGTATAAAATGCGCACATAGTAAACATTGGCATGCTCGAAAAGTAAGGGACCATCTTTTTCTCAATGGTATCGATCAAACGTACAAGTGTTGGATTTGGCACGGAGAGTGCAATACAGAAGGAGGTGAGCCTACCACTAAAGGGACGGGCAGTTCAGAATCGGTAGATCAAATCCTAGTCGGTAGAAATGATGATGTATCCCTGGACTCCTCGGAAATGTTTAACCATATTCAATCTGAATATGAACCTCTTTATCCAGGATGTGAAGGATACACTAAGATGAAGGCTTTGGTAAAGTTTTATAACTTGAAAGCAAAATATGAAATATCTGATACTTGCTTCTCTGAAATGCTACTTTTGGTCGGGTCTATGCTTCCACAAGGCAACACATTTCCTTCTTCATTCAGTGAAGCTAAAAAAAGCTTGTGTGCCTTGGGAATGGAGTATGAAAAAATACACGTATGTCTGAATGATTGTTTACTATACCGTGGAGAGAGAGATGAAGATGAGACGAAGTGCCGCATTTGTCAGGCCTCTCGATGGAAGTTAAACAAAAACGGAGATGAATTGGAAGGGATTCCTGCCAAGGTTTTATGGTATTTTCCATTAATACCACGTCTGAGGAATTTGTTCAACTCACCTCAAACATCTAAGGACTTGACTTGGCATGACAGGGAAAGGTTAAAGGATGGTAAATTGAGACACCCTGCTGATGCACAAACATGGAAGGAAGTCGATGCAAGGTGGCCAGACTTTTCTTCAGATCCTAGAAACTTACGGTTAGCTCTATCTTCTGATGGATTCAATCCTTTTCGTAGCTGTAATCTTGATTACTCATGTTGGCCTGTTTTGATGTCAATTTATAATCTTCCACCATGGCTTTGTATGAAACGGAAGTATATAATGCTATGCTTGTTGATATCTGGACCAACTCAACCCGGAAATGATATTGATGTGTTTCTTCAACCACTTATAGATGATTTAAAAAAGTTGTGGCATGGGAAACAAGTGTACGATGCTTACAAGAATGAGCAGTTTTTGCTAAGAGGCATCTTGTTATGGACTATTAGTGATTATCCAGCCTATGGTAACTTGTCGGGAAATATAATCAAAGGGTATAATGGTTGTCCTATCTGTGTTGATCAAACAAAAGCTACAAGGCTTGTCAATTATCGTAAGTGTGTGGTCATGAGGCATCGAAGGTGGTTGCCCCCTCATCATCCTTATCGTCGGAAGAAACAAGATTTTGATAACACCGTAGAAAA encodes the following:
- the LOC141704398 gene encoding uncharacterized protein LOC141704398; translation: MDRSWLKADRRTKQFKKGVEDLLLCAFENGFSENKICCPCIKCAHSKHWHARKVRDHLFLNGIDQTYKCWIWHGECNTEGGEPTTKGTGSSESVDQILVGRNDDVSLDSSEMFNHIQSEYEPLYPGCEGYTKMKALVKFYNLKAKYEISDTCFSEMLLLVGSMLPQGNTFPSSFSEAKKSLCALGMEYEKIHVCLNDCLLYRGERDEDETKCRICQASRWKLNKNGDELEGIPAKVLWYFPLIPRLRNLFNSPQTSKDLTWHDRERLKDGKLRHPADAQTWKEVDARWPDFSSDPRNLRLALSSDGFNPFRSCNLDYSCWPVLMSIYNLPPWLCMKRKYIMLCLLISGPTQPGNDIDVFLQPLIDDLKKLWHGKQVYDAYKNEQFLLRGILLWTISDYPAYGNLSGNIIKGYNGCPICVDQTKATRLVNYRKCVVMRHRRWLPPHHPYRRKKQDFDNTVEKEIAPVPLTGEEVLERVQHLKGHVYGKTQRQPRLKKGDARPVWKKVSIFFELEYWKFLPVRHVLDVMHIEKNICESLLGTMLNIPKKTKDKESVRIDMAEMGIRTELRPKTPGIKEKLPLASWNLTHSEKKVVCSSFLGMKLPDGFCSNIQNLVSMENLRLTGMKSHDCHTILHHLLPIAIRSSLQKQVRKTIIKFCLFFKAICSKVIEVDKLEKMQSQLVETLCQLEKYFPPSLFDLMFHISVHLVREVELCGPIFLRWMYPFERYMKTFKGYIRNRARAEGCIAEAYIAEEAVECLVDNEEVTIGVPKKGRHTKDSICKPLSGATFITPSCTDLHVAHLCVLQNTTAVRPYIE